A DNA window from Megalobrama amblycephala isolate DHTTF-2021 linkage group LG11, ASM1881202v1, whole genome shotgun sequence contains the following coding sequences:
- the ppat gene encoding amidophosphoribosyltransferase isoform X1: protein MEFEESGIGEECGVFGCVAAGEWPTQLEVAQILTLGLVALQHRGQESAGIVTSTGTNPPIYTTLKGMGLVNTAFKPEDLLKLRNVNLGIGHTRYSTTGISELQNCQPFVVDTLHGKIAVAHNGELVNASALRKKVMRHGVGLSTSSDSEIITQLLALTPPMEELDTPDWVARIKNLMSETPTSYSLLVMYKDVIYAVRDPYGNRPLSIGRLVPISKLHSSGAGEADTEGWVVSSESCSFQSIGAKYYREVQPGEIVQISKNGLKSLSVVPRPEGDPPAFCIFEYVYFARPDSIFEGQMVYTVRQRCGRQLAIEAPTDADVVSTVPESATPAALGYAQQSGLPYVEVLCKNRYVGRTFIQPNTRLRQLGVAKKFGALTDNFAGKRVVLIDDSIVRGNTISPIIKLLKEAGATEVHIRVASPPIRFPCYMGINIPTKEELIANKPEFEDIAGYIGATSVRYLSVEGLVSAVQSGIESHGKDEKISSSTKTTRHGHCTACLTGKYPVELEW from the exons GGGTCAGGAGAGTGCTGGAATTGTCACAAGTACTGGAACAAACCCACCAATATACACCACCCTGAAG ggCATGGGTTTAGTGAATACAGCTTTTAAACCAGAGGATTTGCTGAAACTGCGCAATGTTAACCTAGGCATCGGACACACGCGTTACTCCACCACTGGCATCTCGGAGCTGCAGAATTGCCAGCCTTTTGTGGTAGATACGCTGCATGGCAAGATTGCAGTGGCACACAATGGAGAACTGGTCAATGCCTCCGCACTGCGCAAGAAG GTTATGCGCCATGGTGTTGGTCTCTCCACCAGCTCAGACAGTGAAATTATCACCCAGCTCCTTGCTTTGACTCCACCCATGGAGGAGCTTGACACTCCTGATTGGGTGGCTCG tATAAAGAACCTGATGTCAGAGACGCCTACTTCATACTCCCTGCTAGTGATGTATAAAGATGTGATCTATGCTGTGAGAGACCCCTATGGAAACAGGCCTCTGTCTATTGGACGTCTAGTGCCCATCTCCAAACTGCACAGTTCAG gtGCTGGAGAAGCAGACACAGAAGGCTGGGTGGTCTCATCTGAGTCCTGTAGCTTCCAGTCCATTGGAGCAAA GTATTATCGTGAAGTACAGCCTGGAGAGATTGTCCAAATCTCTAAAAATGGATTAAAGAGCCTGAGTGTTGTCCCACGACCAGAAGGAGACCCTCCTGCCTTCTGCATATTTGAGTATGTTTACTTTGCAAGGCCAGACTCCATATTTGAAG GTCAGATGGTATATACAGTGAGGCAGCGCTGCGGACGGCAGTTAGCCATTGAGGCGCCCACTGATGCTGATGTAGTCAGCACTGTTCCAGAATCAGCCACACCTGCAGCATTAGGATACGCACAGCAA TCTGGCCTTCCATATGTAGAGGTGCTGTGTAAAAACCGCTACGTAGGCAGAACGTTCATTCAACCAAACACTCGCCTGCGTCAACTTGGAGTGGCCAAGAAGTTTGGGGCATTGACTGACAACTTTGCTGGCAAACGAGTGGTGCTTATCGATGATTCCATTGTGAGGGGCAACACCATCTCTCCTATTATTAAACTGCTAAAGGAAGCAGGCGCAACAGag GTCCACATTCGCGTTGCATCACCTCCAATCCGGTTCCCATGCTACATGGGCATCAACATTCCTACCAAAGAGGAGCTAATTGCTAACAAACCAGAGTTTGAGGACATAGCCGGTTATATTG GTGCTACAAGTGTCCGTTATCTGTCAGTTGAGGGCCTGGTATCTGCTGTTCAAAGTGGGATAGAGTCACATGGGAAAGATGAGAAGATCAGCTCAAGTACTAAGACTACTAGACATGGTCACTGTACAGCCTGTCTCACAGGGAAATACCCTGTGGAGCTAGAGTGGTGA
- the ppat gene encoding amidophosphoribosyltransferase isoform X2 — protein MKKPSVLKVKRGQESAGIVTSTGTNPPIYTTLKGMGLVNTAFKPEDLLKLRNVNLGIGHTRYSTTGISELQNCQPFVVDTLHGKIAVAHNGELVNASALRKKVMRHGVGLSTSSDSEIITQLLALTPPMEELDTPDWVARIKNLMSETPTSYSLLVMYKDVIYAVRDPYGNRPLSIGRLVPISKLHSSGAGEADTEGWVVSSESCSFQSIGAKYYREVQPGEIVQISKNGLKSLSVVPRPEGDPPAFCIFEYVYFARPDSIFEGQMVYTVRQRCGRQLAIEAPTDADVVSTVPESATPAALGYAQQSGLPYVEVLCKNRYVGRTFIQPNTRLRQLGVAKKFGALTDNFAGKRVVLIDDSIVRGNTISPIIKLLKEAGATEVHIRVASPPIRFPCYMGINIPTKEELIANKPEFEDIAGYIGATSVRYLSVEGLVSAVQSGIESHGKDEKISSSTKTTRHGHCTACLTGKYPVELEW, from the exons atgAAAAAGCCGTCTGTGCTCAAAGTAAAACG GGGTCAGGAGAGTGCTGGAATTGTCACAAGTACTGGAACAAACCCACCAATATACACCACCCTGAAG ggCATGGGTTTAGTGAATACAGCTTTTAAACCAGAGGATTTGCTGAAACTGCGCAATGTTAACCTAGGCATCGGACACACGCGTTACTCCACCACTGGCATCTCGGAGCTGCAGAATTGCCAGCCTTTTGTGGTAGATACGCTGCATGGCAAGATTGCAGTGGCACACAATGGAGAACTGGTCAATGCCTCCGCACTGCGCAAGAAG GTTATGCGCCATGGTGTTGGTCTCTCCACCAGCTCAGACAGTGAAATTATCACCCAGCTCCTTGCTTTGACTCCACCCATGGAGGAGCTTGACACTCCTGATTGGGTGGCTCG tATAAAGAACCTGATGTCAGAGACGCCTACTTCATACTCCCTGCTAGTGATGTATAAAGATGTGATCTATGCTGTGAGAGACCCCTATGGAAACAGGCCTCTGTCTATTGGACGTCTAGTGCCCATCTCCAAACTGCACAGTTCAG gtGCTGGAGAAGCAGACACAGAAGGCTGGGTGGTCTCATCTGAGTCCTGTAGCTTCCAGTCCATTGGAGCAAA GTATTATCGTGAAGTACAGCCTGGAGAGATTGTCCAAATCTCTAAAAATGGATTAAAGAGCCTGAGTGTTGTCCCACGACCAGAAGGAGACCCTCCTGCCTTCTGCATATTTGAGTATGTTTACTTTGCAAGGCCAGACTCCATATTTGAAG GTCAGATGGTATATACAGTGAGGCAGCGCTGCGGACGGCAGTTAGCCATTGAGGCGCCCACTGATGCTGATGTAGTCAGCACTGTTCCAGAATCAGCCACACCTGCAGCATTAGGATACGCACAGCAA TCTGGCCTTCCATATGTAGAGGTGCTGTGTAAAAACCGCTACGTAGGCAGAACGTTCATTCAACCAAACACTCGCCTGCGTCAACTTGGAGTGGCCAAGAAGTTTGGGGCATTGACTGACAACTTTGCTGGCAAACGAGTGGTGCTTATCGATGATTCCATTGTGAGGGGCAACACCATCTCTCCTATTATTAAACTGCTAAAGGAAGCAGGCGCAACAGag GTCCACATTCGCGTTGCATCACCTCCAATCCGGTTCCCATGCTACATGGGCATCAACATTCCTACCAAAGAGGAGCTAATTGCTAACAAACCAGAGTTTGAGGACATAGCCGGTTATATTG GTGCTACAAGTGTCCGTTATCTGTCAGTTGAGGGCCTGGTATCTGCTGTTCAAAGTGGGATAGAGTCACATGGGAAAGATGAGAAGATCAGCTCAAGTACTAAGACTACTAGACATGGTCACTGTACAGCCTGTCTCACAGGGAAATACCCTGTGGAGCTAGAGTGGTGA